TCTGACCAGATTCGCGTACCTGTCCGATAATCTTATTGACCTTGAGCCGGGTAATGTTGAGGCGCTGTGCGATTTCCTGCTGAGTCTGTCCACCGATGAAATAAAGCCAGGCCACGCGTGCGCGTTCCTGTTCTTCATCGACAGACACGAAATTCTCGTTCATTCACTGGCCCTTAACAGTCGCGACATGCGGCAGGATATCCTTGTGAGAGGATGCTGCAAAGCATCAATTCCCACGTCTTTTTTAACACACCTCTTGTCCGAAGCCTGGTTCACCCTTTTCGGGATGCGCTTCTCACTCATTTCATAAGTGGGGTGTGGGCCGCAATGAATTTTGACAAAGTAGGCTATTATTTGTGGCCCGTTGAGGCCGAATATTTCAATGCTTTGCTATCTCAAATAGCGAAGAATATTTAACATGATAATTTAACTTGACTAAAATTATCATGTTAAATAGAAGTTGCGGCGGGGAAAATCCCGGACGGCGAGTAAGGTCATGTATAACAAAGATAGTCAGAAGTCGGCGCTCCATCGTTTTGTCGAAGGAGACGGGTTCTGGGTAGCCTATGCTGGATTATTCGCAACGATTGTTATCGTTGCAAATCTTTACCTTTGAAAATTGTCAGTCTGCGACTGCAATAGTCGTTGCGGATAAGCTATCGGCATCTCCCCTCCGGATATCAAAATAGCACAGTCTGTTTCTACCGCGCACAGGCGAACCAAGGCCCGTGATCGTTTTTTAGTAGATCACGTTCCTGACGCAAAAGTTCGTTTTCTTTACGAAGACGGGCAAGCTCCTGGCTCATGTCCTCATGCGGACCAGAAAGCAGATATTTCTCAGCAAAATTACGCCGCCAACGGTCAAGCGTTGATTTGCCAATACCAAGGTCTTCCGCAACCGATGAAATGCTTCGACCACTCGTTGTTAAAATACGAACAGCTTCCCTTTTGAAATCTTCTGTAAATTCTCGCTGCTTCAACTCTAAGTCTCCTGTCAGTTTTATCTAACAGAAGCCCCACCTTTGAAGGGGAAGTCCCGTTTGTCGGATCAGCCTGCAGTTGAAAAAGAGGCTGCGGCGAACGCTGTGTCGTGATTGGTTCATCCCATTTTCGCTAGTCACTCGACGGGTTCAAACTCCCCCGGCTTCCAGGTCTTGTCGAACCATGGCTCCAGCGGGCCGTAGAGGCGAAGAAGGACGTTCCAGCCCTTGCCTGGAACTGTCTGAACCCAGTTGGCCTCATGATCTTTTGGTGCTGTCGGTCCGAACCAGACATCGACTGAAGAGTCGGCGTTGATGACAATGTCTTTCTTGTCGCTGCCGATGCTCGGAAATTGTTGGTCCGTCTGCAGCATCGACCGTGTCTGGTTGTCGTACACAACGAACGACCAGAATTCCTTTGCCGGAATGTTCGGCGGCAGGTGTATCTTGTAGGTCTTGCCGCCATCGAACGGCTTGCCGTGCTTGTCAGTCGTGGCGCCGGCGTATTGCGAACCGATACCGACGCGCTTTATCGCCATCGCGGGTGTGACACCCGTCGCGTAGTAGTGGAACAGGACGCGGGCATCCAGATAACGGACGCCGGGCTGGAGAAGAAACTCGTAGTTGCCGCCGACAAAGCCGGTGAACCAGGCACTGTCGGGATAATAATAGGCGTCCTTCATGCGGGACTTGAAGGTGATTGTGCGCGCCGTAGCATTGCCGACTGCCACGGCTTCAGTCAGGATATTCTTCATCCGTTCGTCCGGTGCGAAAGGTTTGCCTTTTGCAATGCCGATGGCGGCGAGCTGCCCCAGCACTTCCGGGTGGTAGGCCCCGTTTGGCTCGTATTGGACGATGTTGTTCACTTCCTCATAGAAGTGAAAATCATTGGCATGGATGGTGTTGAACTCCTTGCCCGAGACATTGACGATTTTCATCGGCGGCGGATTGCTGGCCTCCGACAGGGGATAGACCTTGGCGAACTTCCTGGTGTTTCCGACCGCGGTCGCGGTGCTGCCATTGTCGAGGAAGCCGCGCCAGAAGAAGAGATTTCCGTAGGTCGACGTCCGCAACACAAAATAGCCTTCGGGAATCTCGCCTTCATAGCCTGGTGGCAAAAGCAGGTACTTTCCACCCTTGCCCTTGTCCGGACCGGCATTGCCGACATCGCCGACGTATTCGAACCAGTGGTTGTCGATCATGCCCAGGATGTTGGGCGGCGTCTCGATGACCAGCGGACCAGCCTTCGTGTCCAGCCACATCAGATTGTAGATGCTCTCGGTGTTTCCGGTAAGGAACAGCGAATGTGAGTCCATGAGGCTTTCAAAGATCAGGATGGTCTGATTGTTGTCGGCTCCCTGGCTTGCCAATCCCACCCGCATGGCTTCGACGGAAGCGCCGGGCATGGCATTAAGAAAGACATCGACGCCGCGCATGAAATCGAGATTGTCGTAAATCTTCTCCGAGGTGGCGTCGTCCGGGAAGCCGTCGAAGAAGTTTAGTTTGCCAATCCTGGTGTCTACACGCTCCGGTGTGACGATCGACGCTGGTATAGGCGTCGTCATCTTCGTCCTGGGTGCAGTTTGCCCGTACGCGGCTCCGGCAAGAAGCGCTAACGCCGGGGCCACTCCAAGCAGGGTTTTCGTAGATAAAATCATCATGTGGTTCCTTCACTAAGGTCCGATTTTGCGAGGGCGGTAACGTACGTTGTGAATATTCGTGGCGCTTCCGGTGCGCGAAGAGAAGTATGTTACAGTTGCACGAGCTGTAGGATGCGGCGTTAAAGCAGCGCTGCCGAGTTTCGGCTAGAACTTCACCGCCAGTCGCGTGAAGGTGCCGTGTTGGGTGGCTTCATAGCGGAAGCCGCCGTCCGTGTAGTCGGTGTAGAGCGCCTTGTAGCCGAAAGACGAAGCGATCGTGTCCGTCCAGTTGTAGCCGACCGTCGTGGTACCCTGAAGCGTGATATCCGAGGAGACGCCGAAGCCGCCGACATCTGCCATGACGTCCATGAACCATTTGTTGTTGATGTCATAGTGCATAGTAAAACCGACAATCGGATCGACCCAGCTTTGCGAACCACTGCGGTCGACCGCCGGGAAGAACGCGGGATCGATGCTGAGTTTCACCTCATTGTGCTGGTACCGAAGGCCGCCGGTCGCGTAGAGCTGCATATTCTCGACGGTAAGAGGCAGCTCGTAACCAACAAGGGCCGTCGCGACGATCTGTTTCTGCTCGAAGTGAGCGGTTCCACCCAATGGACCGACATCGGCTTCGGTTGAAATCTTGGCCCACATGGCATCCGTGTAGAGAAGCCAGCTGTCACCGACCGCTTGAAACGATCCGGCGAACACGCCGTCGAGGTCCTCAAACACGTCCAGAGGCGAGACGTCGACAGCTGCGGCGGGAAGGTCACGCAAACCGATGTTGCCATTCAACCCCGCCAGCCAGCCGTCGAGCGTGATCTGGTATTTCCAGCCGGTATTGACGACAGCCGATACCGGCTCCGAAACGTCGGCTGCGCCCGCACGTGCCACAGCGAGAGCCAATGCCAGCCCGCAATAGGCAATTTTCATTTCAATCATCCGAGCCGTCTCCCCGTCTCACAGGCTCCGACAATTGCCAGAGTTATTCCCGCCATCACCCTATCCGATAAAACCGAAAACTTCCGTATGTTACCGTATCATCGGTCCCCTCGGACTATTGGCGCGACCACTTCTGCGACTCGCAGACCACCTTCATCACGCAGCCCTTGAGGGTGACCGTGTCGCCGGAGACACTGATGGTTCCGTTGTAGGTCTTCTTCGCATGGGGATCAGTAATCTTGCCGGAATAGCTGCCACCGCCTCCTTCGAACGCGCCGATCTTCTCGCCCGCATGCTTGCCGCTCTTGAGCGTTATACAAAATCCGCTGCCGCACGGCTGGATCGCGGCGGTGTCACCAAGCGTCGTCTTCCAGTTTCCGACAATCGGCTCGGCTGCGCTCGCAAGTCCGGTCGACATCAAAAGCGCGGTGATAGAGATCAGTATGGATTTCATAGCTACGTCCTCGCATGGCTGGCCCGCCAAAGGACCGATAGCCGAATGGATCACACGTACGCTGCCGACCGCAAGAAACCCGTCGTATGTTACTGTATCCTACATGGTGTCGGCCGGATTTTGTGTCATCTTCATGATGACTACGCGGATGTGCGAGAGCCCTCACGTCGCCGGGCCGGGAGCCGATGGAATGGAAAACTACACGGAGTTCGCCAAGCGCAAGTTTCCCGAGCAGGCCCTTGAAATCGAAGCGCTTGCCTCGAGAAATGAAAGCTTCCGAGAACTGTGCAACGACTTTTCCATCGCCGACCAGCTCGTACGGGAATGGGAGTCGTCGACGGCTCCGGAGCGAGACGAACGCCATGCCGAGGCGCTCGAACTCATGGATGGCCTCGGCAAGGAGATCCACATCATGCTTGACCTCGCCAGGGTCGTGCCATTCCCTCCCGCGAGATGAACGCGCGATCTCCGCATCATCGCGGCACTGCGGCGGCCTCTAGAAAGAAATTACATGGCTCGACTGATGGCGACCATTCTCATCTCCACGTTCGACTGATCGTGGGAAGCCATCGACACGTCGATGCCGCTATGCCGTAACCTACAGTAACATACGGAGGAAATGGCGTTGGTCGAGGTAAAGTGCGCCTTGTCAGAAATCCGCGAGGAGCAGTTTCACCACGCCCTCAGCCAGGGACGGAACTCATGAACCTCTACAAGCTCATTCAGCATTTTCAGAAACTCGCGACGGCCACGGTCCTACTGACGATGGTGGCCGCACCAATGCTCGCTCCGGCCCAGGCCGAAACCCGTCGTGGGGTGGCTGGCTGCGGAGCCAGAGGATGTGCGGCCGTTGGCAGTCGCGGCGCTGCCGTAGTCCGTCGCCCGCCCGTCATGAGCGGCGTCGTCATCGTCAACCCTCGCCGTTATTGGCCTGCGGGTGGTGCGATTGCGGCGGGAGCTGCCATCGGCTTCATAGCAGGCGCGGCGGCGGCATCGGTTGCTGGGACACCGCCTCAGTCTGGCATGTGTTGGTATTATACCGACAGCACCAAAAAGACGGGTTTCTGGGACGTCTGTCCGCGATAACACGCGAACAGCATAACTGTCTGTCGCATTGATAGCTACGGTCTTCATTCGGAACGCTTGATTGCGCATCGATGTGAGAATGCTAATGGGGATGACTTGCTTGTGTAACGCGTCGACTGCCGGACATATCCGGCGACTTCTTCCATGCCTTGTGCTTGTCGTACTCGCTGCTTGCGGCGGACACCCGAAAGACGTACTGAGCCCCGTTGCGGACACCGTGCCAGAGTCCAGCCGCGTCGACATGCTGATCGCGACGACGCGCGCCCGATCGACCGTCCCCGGCGAGATGTTCACGGGTGAACGCGCCCGAACGCCCTCCTTCGCACAGATGAGAGTCTCACTGCCCAAAGTCCGCAAGGAAGGCGACGTCGCCTGGCCAAAGAAGCTGCCTTCAAATCCGGAAACCGACTTCGCCACCCTGAAGGCCGACGAACTCAGCCTTGATGGCGCGAAAGGCTGGCTGAACGCCTCGGTTAGAAGAAACCCCGACCAAAGCGTCCTGGTCTTCATCCACGGCTTCAACAACCGCTTCGAAGACAGCGTCTACCGGTTCGCCCAGATCGTCTACGATTCCAATGTCCGCAGCACGCCGATCCTTGTGACATGGCCAT
The genomic region above belongs to Ochrobactrum quorumnocens and contains:
- a CDS encoding DUF1254 domain-containing protein, which produces MILSTKTLLGVAPALALLAGAAYGQTAPRTKMTTPIPASIVTPERVDTRIGKLNFFDGFPDDATSEKIYDNLDFMRGVDVFLNAMPGASVEAMRVGLASQGADNNQTILIFESLMDSHSLFLTGNTESIYNLMWLDTKAGPLVIETPPNILGMIDNHWFEYVGDVGNAGPDKGKGGKYLLLPPGYEGEIPEGYFVLRTSTYGNLFFWRGFLDNGSTATAVGNTRKFAKVYPLSEASNPPPMKIVNVSGKEFNTIHANDFHFYEEVNNIVQYEPNGAYHPEVLGQLAAIGIAKGKPFAPDERMKNILTEAVAVGNATARTITFKSRMKDAYYYPDSAWFTGFVGGNYEFLLQPGVRYLDARVLFHYYATGVTPAMAIKRVGIGSQYAGATTDKHGKPFDGGKTYKIHLPPNIPAKEFWSFVVYDNQTRSMLQTDQQFPSIGSDKKDIVINADSSVDVWFGPTAPKDHEANWVQTVPGKGWNVLLRLYGPLEPWFDKTWKPGEFEPVE
- a CDS encoding DUF2147 domain-containing protein; the protein is MKSILISITALLMSTGLASAAEPIVGNWKTTLGDTAAIQPCGSGFCITLKSGKHAGEKIGAFEGGGGSYSGKITDPHAKKTYNGTISVSGDTVTLKGCVMKVVCESQKWSRQ